In Exiguobacterium sp. 9-2, the genomic window TCACCTTTGACGTCGATTTTTGTTCCATCTTCAAAAAAAGTACGCCATTGCGGTTCAATGCGTTCGATTTCTAAGTAATCATCTAAGTTACGATGAACACTTGAGAAGAGTTGTTCGAGTACCCAAGGCATCGTTAAAATCGATGGACCAGTATCAAAAGTAAATCCTTTCCCGCTGCGCTGATTTAGTTTCCCACCGACGTTTGCATTTTTTTCAAGCATCGTGACTGCGTAACCATCTCCAGCTAAACGAATGGCAGCAGACATACCGGCAAGACCAGCTCCAATGACGATTGCACGTTTCTTCAAATGGATCACTTCTCCTTTTAATAGATGAATGGAATCAAACGTTTTCGTTTTGCAGCCCACATCGTATAGGCAGGTCCGAAACCTTTTGTCAACATCGCTTCCTCGATCCGGATTCGATAGAGTAGGAAAAAGAACATGAGCACTCCAGCGAAAGCGAATAGGACCATTTGTCCCGTGAACAGAGGAAAGCTGATCGTGATCAACAATAATCCACTGTACAATGGATGGCGCAAGAAACGATAAGGACCACTACTGACAAGCTTGTCATCAGCTGCGACGACGACGTGACGAGTGAATTGTTGTTTTAAGTGGAGAATTCCCCAAAGGCGTAAAGCGACTCCACTCCACAACAGCAGGCAGGAAGTGATGCGCAACCAGGGAGAAACACTTTCGTCCGCAAAGAGGAAAGAGCAGACGATCGTTCCACTCAAGACAAGGAAAATCAAATAAAAACTTACTTGTTCTGCGGCGCCCGACTGGGAATCGGATCGATTCCGAAAACGAATCATTTCACTGATCCAACAGACGCTACCAATGCTGAAGATCCATTCCCACAATGTCACGTACGCTCCTCCTTTCTGTTTCAGAACTTGTTTCGAAAGCGCATTCAACGTTATTTACCCATTGCAATTCACCCTTAAGCTACATTTAGAAAACTTCAGAAATACTTCATTTTCATGACAAGCATTCCGAATGAACCCTGTTTGAAAAAAATAATGGTATTCTAATCTAAAATGTGGATGCAGATCCTCATGCATAAAGGAGATACACGATTCATGAAATACATCAAGACACTCATCACGACATTGGCATTGACGGTAGCCTGTACGTCGACTTATATATCAGAAGCTGAGGCGGCGACCTCTTCTTATCGTCAAGCCAAGACATCCCTTCATTTACGTCAAGGGACATCAGTCGAGCAACCGAGTATTGCAGTCATTCCGACAGGGATTTATGTAACAGAACTATCAAAAATCGGTACGTGGTCCAAAATACAGTACGGAACGAAGATTGGCTATGCGAGTACGAAATATCTGTTGACGGATGAACAAATCGGTGGGAAACGTATTGGCAAGACACTCATCGCGAATAAGAACTTAGCACTCCGTTCGACGTACGCTCCTGGAGAGAATCAGCAAGCGCGTGCAGCTTTTGAGAAAATGCGCTTGGCAGCAAAAAAAGAGGGGATTACGCTGGTCGCATTTAGTACATACCGTTCGTACGCTTACCAAAAGGCATTGTTTGATAAATATGTCGCGCGAGATGGATATGAAAAAGCGAGTACTTATAGTGCGGAACCAGGAAAAAGCGAACATCAGACAGGACTCGCTTTTGATATCGGGGGAGCAGATTCTTCTAAATACGCGATGTTCAGTTTTGCGAAGACGAAAGAGGCGAAATGGCTGTTCGCGAATGCGCACCGGTACGGTTTCCATCTTCGTTATCCATCTGGTAAAGAATCGTGGACAGGTTATACGTATGAAAGCTGGCACTACCGTTATGTAGGGGCGACGCTTGCTGCTCGCCTGAAACTCAGTGGGTTGACAATGGAAGAGTATTTTCATCTTGCTCCTTGGAAACCAGTAAAGACTTCGACATCTTAAAACATGATAAAAGAGGGTGTTGGATTCATCTATTATTCGTCTTGAATGAAAGAGATGGACTGTTTGACAATGACCGGCATGCTGATTGGTGGCTGAACATGACGGTACATTGGAGCAGACGGATGAACCGTTGGAATCATAAGCCTCACACTATAAAAAGCCCATCGCAGTCCAAGCGATGGGCTTTTTTGATGTTCACTTAATTGGTTGTTCGTTCTTTTTTCGCTTTTTTGAAGAAGAACAGTTCATAGACGACTGGAACAATGATGAGTGTTAACAACGTAGATGTCGTTA contains:
- a CDS encoding methyltransferase family protein; amino-acid sequence: MTLWEWIFSIGSVCWISEMIRFRNRSDSQSGAAEQVSFYLIFLVLSGTIVCSFLFADESVSPWLRITSCLLLWSGVALRLWGILHLKQQFTRHVVVAADDKLVSSGPYRFLRHPLYSGLLLITISFPLFTGQMVLFAFAGVLMFFFLLYRIRIEEAMLTKGFGPAYTMWAAKRKRLIPFIY
- a CDS encoding D-alanyl-D-alanine carboxypeptidase family protein gives rise to the protein MKYIKTLITTLALTVACTSTYISEAEAATSSYRQAKTSLHLRQGTSVEQPSIAVIPTGIYVTELSKIGTWSKIQYGTKIGYASTKYLLTDEQIGGKRIGKTLIANKNLALRSTYAPGENQQARAAFEKMRLAAKKEGITLVAFSTYRSYAYQKALFDKYVARDGYEKASTYSAEPGKSEHQTGLAFDIGGADSSKYAMFSFAKTKEAKWLFANAHRYGFHLRYPSGKESWTGYTYESWHYRYVGATLAARLKLSGLTMEEYFHLAPWKPVKTSTS